A genomic stretch from Physeter macrocephalus isolate SW-GA chromosome 12, ASM283717v5, whole genome shotgun sequence includes:
- the LOC112062371 gene encoding S-phase kinase-associated protein 1-like codes for MPSIKLQSSDGEIFEVDVEIVKQSVSTKAMLEDLGMDDEGDDDPVPLPNVNAATLKKAANYLDIKDLLDVTCKTVADMIKGKTPEESQKTFSIKNDFAEEEEAQICKENQWCEEK; via the coding sequence ATGCCTTCAATAAAGTTGCAGAGCTCTGATGGAGAGATATTTGAAGTTGATGTTGAAATTGTGAAACAATCTGTGTCTACTAAGGCCATGCTGGAAGATTTGGGAATGGATGATGAAGGAGATGATGATCCAGTCCCCCTGCCAAATGTTAATGCAGCAACATTAAAAAAGGCAGCAAACTACTTGGACATCAAAGATTTGCTTGATGTTACCTGCAAGACTGTTGCCGATATGATCAAGGGGAAAACTCCTGAGGAGAGTCAAAAGACATTCAGTATCAAAAATGATTTTGCTGAAGAAGAAGAAGCCCAGATATGCAAAGAGAACCAGTGGTGTGAAGAGAAGTAA